In a genomic window of Candidatus Binatia bacterium:
- the frr gene encoding ribosome recycling factor: MIDDVLNELKREIDETANKLKKEFAKVRTGRASTALLDGIMVEYYGARTPLNQLATVNAPEPRLLVVTPFDRSAIGEIERAIKGSDLGLNPLNDGKLIRIPIPELTEERRRDLVKHVKKIAEDFRVSMRNHRRDANEMLKDLLKEKQISEDDYRHAHDKVQALTDEGIERIDRTLKAKEEEIMVV; this comes from the coding sequence GTGATCGACGACGTGCTGAACGAGCTGAAGCGCGAGATCGACGAGACCGCGAACAAGCTCAAGAAGGAGTTCGCCAAGGTCCGGACCGGGCGCGCCTCGACGGCGCTGCTCGATGGGATCATGGTCGAGTACTACGGCGCACGAACGCCGCTCAACCAGCTCGCCACGGTCAACGCGCCCGAGCCGCGCTTGCTGGTCGTGACGCCGTTCGACCGCTCGGCGATCGGCGAGATCGAGCGGGCGATCAAGGGCTCGGACCTCGGGCTCAACCCGCTCAACGACGGCAAGCTGATCCGGATCCCGATTCCCGAGCTGACCGAGGAGCGCCGCCGCGACCTCGTCAAGCATGTGAAGAAGATCGCCGAGGACTTCCGCGTGTCGATGCGCAACCACCGGCGCGACGCCAACGAGATGCTCAAGGATCTGCTCAAGGAGAAGCAGATCTCGGAGGACGACTACCGGCACGCGCACGACAAGGTGCAAGCCTTGACCGACGAAGGGATCGAGCGCATCGACCGCACGCTGAAGGCCAAGGAAGAAGAGATCATGGTGGTGTGA
- the pyrH gene encoding UMP kinase: MAAALAYRRVLLKLSGEALAGSAGYGIDDALLTRFASEISDVQKLGVELAVVIGGGNIFRGVAGISHGIERATADYMGMLATMMNSLALQAAIERFGVQTRVLSALEMKEVAEPYIRRRATRHLEKGRVVIFAAGTGNPFFTTDTAASLRAVEIGAEILCKATKVDGVYDSDPMLNPSAVRYRELTYLDVLSQKLKVMDSTAISLCMDNDLPVLVFNMLEPGNLKRAMLGEPIGTVVRGGTS; encoded by the coding sequence GTGGCTGCCGCGCTCGCCTATCGCCGGGTTCTGCTGAAGCTCAGCGGTGAGGCTCTTGCCGGAAGCGCGGGCTACGGCATCGACGACGCGCTTCTGACACGCTTCGCGAGCGAGATCTCCGACGTGCAGAAGCTCGGGGTCGAGCTCGCCGTGGTGATCGGCGGCGGCAACATCTTCCGTGGCGTGGCCGGGATCAGCCACGGCATCGAGCGCGCGACCGCCGATTACATGGGCATGCTGGCGACGATGATGAACAGCCTCGCCTTGCAGGCTGCCATCGAGCGCTTCGGCGTGCAGACGCGCGTGCTCTCCGCTCTCGAGATGAAGGAGGTCGCCGAGCCGTACATCCGTCGGCGCGCGACGCGGCATCTCGAGAAGGGGCGGGTGGTGATCTTCGCCGCCGGCACCGGTAATCCGTTCTTCACCACCGACACCGCCGCGAGCCTGCGCGCGGTCGAGATCGGCGCCGAGATCTTGTGCAAGGCAACCAAGGTCGACGGCGTCTACGATTCCGACCCGATGCTGAACCCGTCGGCGGTGCGCTATCGCGAGTTGACCTACCTCGACGTCCTGAGCCAGAAGCTAAAGGTCATGGATTCGACGGCGATCTCGCTCTGCATGGACAACGATCTGCCGGTGCTCGTCTTCAACATGCTCGAGCCCGGCAACCTGAAGCGGGCCATGCTGGGCGAGCCGATCGGTACTGTCGTGCGGGGAGGAACCTCGTGA
- the tsf gene encoding translation elongation factor Ts, whose translation MEITAAQVKELREKTGAGMMDCKAALVSAGGDFEGAIKYLREKGLATAAKRAGKVAAEGVITARLLGPNEGVMLELNCETDFVAKTPQFQDLANRLLGAFAGRTELDGVRGAQDIDAGSIQVDGKAISDVIAESIASMGESVVLRRVARLAVKPGEGAVGSYVHAGGKIGVLVEARFGGQTANAEQTAEVEKLLRDVAMQIAAASPRYVRREEVPESELEREREIYRAQAATSGKPAQVVERIVQGKIEKYFGEFCLVEQEFIRDPQTTVGKLVESTAKAVGLPIEIARFVRLQLGESSSEA comes from the coding sequence TTGGAAATCACAGCGGCACAGGTGAAGGAGCTGCGCGAGAAGACCGGCGCCGGCATGATGGACTGCAAGGCGGCTCTGGTCTCCGCGGGGGGCGACTTCGAGGGCGCGATCAAGTACCTGCGCGAGAAGGGGCTCGCCACCGCCGCGAAGCGCGCCGGTAAGGTCGCCGCCGAGGGCGTCATCACGGCGCGGCTGCTCGGCCCGAACGAAGGCGTGATGCTCGAGCTCAACTGCGAGACCGACTTCGTCGCGAAGACGCCGCAGTTCCAGGATCTCGCAAACCGTCTGCTCGGCGCGTTCGCCGGCCGGACGGAGCTCGACGGCGTGCGCGGCGCGCAGGATATCGACGCCGGCTCGATCCAGGTCGACGGCAAGGCGATCTCGGACGTCATCGCCGAATCGATCGCGTCGATGGGCGAGAGCGTCGTCCTGCGTCGCGTGGCGCGCCTGGCCGTCAAGCCGGGCGAGGGGGCGGTCGGCTCCTACGTCCATGCCGGCGGCAAGATCGGCGTGCTCGTCGAGGCGCGCTTCGGCGGCCAGACCGCGAACGCGGAGCAGACCGCCGAGGTCGAGAAGCTGCTGCGCGACGTCGCGATGCAGATCGCGGCGGCGAGCCCGCGCTACGTGCGGCGCGAGGAGGTGCCCGAGTCGGAGCTCGAGCGCGAGCGCGAGATCTACCGCGCGCAGGCCGCCACCTCGGGCAAGCCGGCGCAGGTCGTCGAGCGCATCGTCCAGGGCAAGATCGAGAAGTACTTCGGCGAGTTCTGCCTGGTCGAGCAGGAGTTCATCCGCGACCCGCAGACCACGGTGGGCAAGCTCGTCGAGAGCACGGCGAAGGCCGTCGGGCTGCCGATCGAGATCGCTCGCTTCGTTCGTCTGCAGCTCGGCGAGTCGTCGTCCGAGGCCTGA
- the rpsB gene encoding 30S ribosomal protein S2, translating into MPEPTMKQLLEAGVHFGHQTSRWNPKMKRYIFGARNGIYIIDLQQTVKMFRDVYREVRELAASGGVILFVGTKKQAQEPIREEAERCGMFYVNNRWLGGMLTNFQTIKASIDRLKKLEEMLADPATQERYTKKEILNYSRELEKLNSSLGGIKNMRKLPDAIFVIDPKKEEIAVKEANKLGIPVIAVVDTNCDPELVDYKIPGNDDAIRAIRLFCSSIADAIIEGRQEFEERLRGQGDEPGAEQEGAEGVTEGPAPAGA; encoded by the coding sequence ATGCCCGAGCCGACGATGAAACAGCTCCTGGAAGCCGGAGTCCACTTCGGCCACCAGACGAGCCGCTGGAACCCGAAGATGAAGCGCTACATCTTCGGCGCCCGCAACGGGATCTACATCATCGATCTCCAGCAGACGGTGAAGATGTTCCGCGACGTGTACCGTGAGGTGCGCGAGCTCGCGGCATCGGGCGGCGTCATCCTCTTCGTCGGCACCAAGAAGCAGGCTCAGGAGCCGATCCGCGAGGAGGCCGAGCGCTGCGGGATGTTCTACGTCAACAACCGCTGGCTCGGCGGCATGCTGACGAACTTCCAGACCATCAAGGCGTCCATCGACCGGCTGAAGAAGCTCGAGGAGATGCTCGCCGATCCCGCCACCCAGGAGCGCTACACCAAGAAGGAGATCCTCAACTACTCGCGCGAGCTCGAGAAGCTGAACTCCTCGCTGGGTGGCATCAAGAACATGCGCAAGCTGCCCGACGCGATCTTCGTCATCGATCCGAAGAAGGAGGAGATCGCGGTCAAGGAGGCGAACAAGCTCGGCATCCCGGTGATCGCGGTGGTCGACACCAACTGCGACCCGGAGCTCGTGGACTACAAGATCCCGGGCAACGACGATGCGATCCGCGCGATCCGCCTGTTCTGCTCGTCGATCGCCGACGCGATCATCGAGGGACGGCAGGAGTTCGAGGAGCGCCTGCGCGGCCAGGGCGACGAGCCCGGCGCCGAGCAGGAGGGCGCGGAGGGCGTCACGGAGGGGCCGGCGCCGGCCGGAGCTTGA
- the rho gene encoding transcription termination factor Rho, whose product MTGSTPPPVNLKDLKRLEIHELAQIARSFNVEGASAMRKQELIFGILQAQTAQSGSIYGEGVLEVLPDGFGFLRAPDYNYLPGPDDIYISPSQVRRFNLRTGDVVSGQIRPPKEGERYFALLKVEKINYEEPERAREKILFDNLTPLYPNEHLRLEHRPDEVTTRVLDLLTPIGKGQRGLIVAPPRTGKTMMLQNIAHGITANHPDVVLIVLLVDERPEEVTDMQRSVKGEVVSSTFDEPATRHVQVAEMVIEKAKRLVEHGKDVVILLDSITRLARAYNTVVPPSGKILSGGVDSNALHKPKKFFGAARNIENGGSLTIIGTALIDTGSRMDEVIFEEFKGTGNMEIHLDRRLIDKRTFPAMDINRSGTRKEELLLSREVLNRVVILRRLLAQANPVEAMEFLLDKMKDTKTNAEFIASMNS is encoded by the coding sequence ATCACCGGCTCGACGCCGCCGCCGGTCAATCTCAAGGACCTGAAGCGGCTCGAGATCCACGAGCTCGCGCAGATCGCTCGCAGCTTCAACGTCGAGGGCGCTTCCGCGATGCGCAAGCAGGAGCTGATCTTCGGCATCCTGCAGGCGCAGACGGCGCAGTCGGGGTCGATCTACGGCGAGGGCGTGCTCGAGGTTCTGCCCGACGGCTTCGGCTTCCTGCGCGCGCCCGACTACAACTACCTGCCCGGGCCGGACGACATCTACATCTCGCCGTCGCAGGTGCGCCGCTTCAACCTGCGCACGGGCGACGTGGTGTCGGGTCAGATCCGTCCGCCGAAGGAGGGCGAGCGGTACTTCGCGCTGCTCAAGGTCGAGAAGATCAACTACGAGGAGCCCGAGCGCGCGCGAGAGAAGATCCTCTTCGACAACCTGACGCCGCTCTACCCGAACGAGCACCTGCGTCTCGAGCACCGTCCCGACGAGGTGACGACGCGCGTGCTCGACCTGCTGACGCCGATCGGCAAGGGACAGCGCGGGCTCATCGTCGCGCCGCCGCGCACCGGCAAGACGATGATGCTGCAGAACATCGCGCACGGCATCACGGCGAACCATCCCGACGTCGTGCTGATCGTGCTGCTGGTCGACGAGCGTCCCGAGGAAGTCACCGACATGCAGCGCTCGGTGAAGGGCGAGGTCGTGAGCTCGACCTTCGACGAGCCGGCGACGCGTCACGTCCAGGTCGCCGAGATGGTGATCGAGAAGGCGAAGCGTCTCGTCGAGCACGGCAAGGACGTCGTCATCCTGCTCGACTCGATCACGCGGCTCGCGCGCGCCTACAACACGGTGGTGCCGCCGTCCGGCAAGATTCTCTCCGGCGGTGTGGACTCGAACGCGCTGCACAAGCCGAAGAAGTTCTTCGGCGCGGCGCGCAACATCGAGAACGGCGGCTCGCTGACCATCATCGGCACCGCGCTGATCGACACCGGCAGCCGCATGGACGAGGTGATCTTCGAGGAGTTCAAGGGCACCGGCAACATGGAGATCCACCTCGACCGGCGCCTGATCGACAAGCGGACCTTCCCGGCGATGGACATCAACCGCTCGGGAACCCGCAAGGAGGAGCTGCTGCTGTCGCGCGAGGTGCTGAACCGCGTCGTGATCCTGCGGCGGCTGCTCGCGCAGGCGAATCCGGTCGAGGCGATGGAGTTCCTGCTCGACAAGATGAAGGACACCAAGACCAACGCCGAGTTCATCGCGTCGATGAACTCGTGA
- a CDS encoding RluA family pseudouridine synthase, with protein MSEREETSAREQTFRCTVRSGEGGQRLDRWLAQQNFLPTRSRITHLIRSGLVTVDGVVRKASFPVPEGARVEVRVPPPEPSWVEAEDIELDVLYEDEALIAINKPSGMATHPAPGTRRGTLVAALLHRWRFVGDWPDPQRPGIVHRLDKDTTGVIVVAKTPAAMHALARQFARRHVRKRYTAIVIGAPRTERGVVDLPIGRDPIDRKRMQARVGQARPALTNWEVREVLGDPPCAALLSLEPETGRTHQLRVHLASIGHPIVGDRVYGSGRAPANASAHARAAIESFPRQALHAASLVLRHPADGRELELVAPLARDMQDLLVELRASRAHDATRKTDVDAALRDASGG; from the coding sequence GTGAGCGAGCGCGAGGAGACGTCCGCTCGAGAGCAGACGTTTCGCTGCACGGTGCGCAGCGGTGAGGGCGGTCAGCGACTCGATCGCTGGCTCGCGCAGCAGAATTTTCTGCCGACGCGTTCGCGCATCACGCACCTGATCCGCTCGGGGCTCGTGACCGTCGACGGCGTGGTGCGCAAGGCGAGCTTTCCGGTGCCCGAGGGAGCGCGCGTCGAGGTGCGCGTGCCGCCGCCCGAGCCGTCGTGGGTCGAGGCCGAGGACATCGAGCTCGACGTGCTCTACGAGGACGAGGCGCTGATCGCGATCAACAAGCCCTCCGGGATGGCGACCCACCCCGCGCCGGGGACGCGGCGCGGGACGCTCGTTGCGGCGCTGCTGCACCGCTGGCGCTTCGTCGGCGACTGGCCGGACCCGCAGCGTCCCGGCATCGTGCACCGCCTCGACAAGGACACGACCGGCGTCATCGTGGTCGCGAAGACGCCGGCCGCGATGCACGCGCTCGCGCGTCAGTTCGCGCGGCGTCACGTGCGCAAGCGCTACACCGCGATCGTGATCGGTGCGCCGCGCACGGAGCGCGGCGTCGTCGACCTGCCGATCGGACGCGATCCGATCGATCGCAAGCGGATGCAGGCGCGCGTCGGTCAAGCGCGTCCCGCGCTGACCAACTGGGAAGTGCGGGAGGTGCTCGGGGATCCGCCGTGCGCCGCGCTGCTCTCGCTCGAGCCGGAGACCGGACGCACGCACCAGCTCCGCGTGCACCTCGCGAGCATCGGTCATCCGATCGTCGGCGATCGCGTCTACGGATCGGGGCGTGCGCCGGCGAACGCGTCGGCGCACGCGCGCGCGGCGATCGAGAGCTTTCCGCGTCAGGCGTTGCACGCGGCGTCGCTCGTGCTGCGACATCCGGCGGACGGACGCGAGCTCGAGCTCGTCGCGCCGCTCGCGCGCGACATGCAAGATCTGCTCGTCGAGCTGCGTGCGAGCCGCGCGCACGACGCGACAAGAAAAACGGACGTCGACGCAGCGCTTCGTGACGCAAGCGGGGGTTGA
- a CDS encoding bifunctional riboflavin kinase/FAD synthetase, with translation MRVVRHLTRGSRPFRSPVVALGNFDGLHLGHQAIVRRTLERAHAKGVDAIAFTFWPHPVAVLAPERAPTMITSLACRIALLHDAGLVGAVVRRFTREFASLTPEEFVRDVLVGALGVSGVVVGYNVTFGRDRVGTPERLAELGREHGFDVDVVPPVTVGEHTVSSSAVRRMLNAGDVENAARLLGRPHTLIGKVRRGDRRGAGIGFPTANVYPRGGMLPPNGVYAVRVGIGNEPPQRPAVANLGTNPTFGTNARRLEVHLFDFSDDIYGQRIHVAFEKRLRAEMKFPSVDALVTQIRADARAAREVLARS, from the coding sequence ATGCGCGTCGTACGCCATCTGACTCGCGGCAGCCGGCCGTTTCGCTCGCCGGTCGTCGCGCTCGGGAACTTCGACGGCCTGCACCTCGGCCATCAGGCCATCGTGCGCCGGACGCTCGAGCGCGCGCACGCGAAGGGCGTCGACGCGATCGCCTTCACCTTCTGGCCGCACCCCGTCGCCGTTCTCGCGCCCGAGCGGGCGCCCACGATGATCACGTCGCTCGCCTGTCGCATCGCGCTGCTGCACGACGCGGGCCTGGTCGGCGCCGTGGTGCGACGCTTCACGCGCGAGTTCGCGTCGCTCACGCCCGAAGAGTTCGTGCGCGACGTGCTGGTGGGCGCGCTCGGCGTGTCGGGCGTGGTCGTCGGCTACAACGTGACCTTCGGACGCGACCGCGTCGGAACGCCGGAGCGTCTCGCCGAGCTCGGGCGCGAGCACGGCTTCGACGTCGACGTCGTGCCGCCGGTCACGGTCGGCGAGCACACGGTGAGCAGCAGCGCCGTGCGTCGCATGCTCAACGCGGGTGACGTCGAGAACGCTGCGCGCCTGCTCGGTCGTCCGCACACGCTGATCGGCAAGGTGCGTCGCGGCGATCGGCGCGGCGCGGGCATCGGCTTTCCCACGGCGAACGTGTATCCGCGCGGCGGCATGCTGCCTCCCAACGGCGTCTACGCGGTGCGCGTCGGCATCGGCAACGAGCCGCCGCAGCGTCCCGCGGTCGCGAACCTCGGCACCAATCCGACCTTCGGTACGAACGCGCGTCGCCTCGAAGTGCACCTGTTCGACTTCTCGGACGACATCTACGGGCAGCGGATCCACGTCGCGTTCGAGAAGCGCCTGCGCGCCGAGATGAAGTTTCCGTCCGTCGACGCGCTCGTCACGCAGATCCGCGCCGACGCTCGCGCCGCCCGCGAGGTGCTCGCACGGTCGTGA
- the ybgF gene encoding tol-pal system protein YbgF, producing MSPIRLRQHAAPALVAGLVALLGIGCASEADLSSIRREQRELARKLADTRADVESLRVQLSRLRGQIEDRRSRTSSRTSSPAADDIEQRLRALEMSSPPRSSEETSVVSVQPEREPVPPGAEFGERPAERPEPLPPAMPASGSPISVEADIHRSESPEYRTGLAQYQRGEPQKAVQTLRSYVNKNPKNEAVPYAQYWIGESYYQQGKFNEAILAYNEILVGFPKSDRVPAALLRQAAAFAELGDKIDARLILQKLIADHPNSPEAARAKRELLALGN from the coding sequence GTGTCGCCCATCCGCCTCCGTCAGCACGCTGCACCCGCGCTGGTCGCGGGGCTCGTCGCTTTGCTCGGCATCGGGTGCGCGTCGGAGGCGGACCTGTCGTCGATCCGGCGCGAGCAGCGCGAGCTCGCGCGCAAGCTCGCCGACACCCGCGCCGACGTCGAGAGCCTGCGCGTCCAGCTTTCGCGGCTGCGCGGGCAGATCGAGGATCGCCGCTCGCGGACGTCGTCGAGAACGTCGAGCCCCGCCGCGGACGACATCGAGCAGCGCCTGCGTGCGCTCGAGATGAGCTCGCCGCCGCGCTCGTCGGAGGAGACGAGCGTGGTCAGCGTGCAGCCGGAGCGGGAGCCGGTGCCGCCGGGGGCGGAGTTCGGCGAGCGTCCGGCGGAGCGTCCGGAGCCGCTGCCGCCGGCGATGCCGGCGAGCGGATCGCCGATCTCGGTGGAGGCGGACATCCACCGCAGCGAGAGCCCGGAGTACCGCACGGGTCTCGCGCAGTACCAGCGCGGCGAGCCGCAGAAGGCCGTCCAGACGCTGCGCAGCTACGTCAACAAGAACCCGAAGAACGAGGCGGTGCCGTACGCGCAGTACTGGATCGGCGAGTCGTACTACCAGCAGGGCAAGTTCAACGAGGCGATCCTCGCGTACAACGAGATCCTGGTCGGCTTCCCGAAGAGCGACCGGGTGCCCGCCGCGTTGCTGCGTCAAGCGGCGGCCTTCGCGGAGCTGGGCGACAAGATCGACGCTCGGCTCATCCTGCAGAAGCTGATCGCCGATCATCCGAACTCGCCGGAAGCGGCGCGGGCCAAGCGCGAGCTGCTCGCGCTCGGCAACTGA
- the pal gene encoding peptidoglycan-associated lipoprotein Pal, with protein sequence MLPGCSKKKTTEDIYDDTETVGMGESDVTRGSSLDQFRRGTLGRGEQGPLSDVYFSYDSYELSDNAREILRANADWLLENRQARVEIEGHCDSRGTVEYNLALGAKRANAARDYLTALGVSPDRITTISYGKELPVCHEETESCWAENRRAHFVVLNQ encoded by the coding sequence TTGCTGCCTGGCTGCAGCAAGAAGAAGACGACCGAAGACATCTACGACGACACCGAGACCGTCGGCATGGGCGAGAGCGACGTGACGCGTGGCTCGAGCCTCGACCAGTTCCGCCGCGGAACGCTGGGTCGCGGCGAGCAGGGCCCGCTGTCGGACGTCTACTTCTCCTACGACTCGTACGAGCTCTCGGACAACGCGCGCGAGATCCTGCGCGCCAACGCCGACTGGCTGCTCGAGAACCGCCAGGCGCGCGTCGAGATCGAGGGCCACTGCGACAGCCGTGGCACCGTCGAGTACAACCTCGCGCTCGGCGCGAAGCGCGCCAACGCGGCGCGGGACTACCTGACGGCGCTCGGCGTCTCGCCCGATCGCATCACCACGATCAGCTACGGCAAGGAGCTGCCGGTCTGTCACGAGGAGACGGAGAGCTGCTGGGCCGAGAACCGGCGCGCGCACTTCGTCGTCCTGAACCAATAG
- the tolB gene encoding Tol-Pal system beta propeller repeat protein TolB → MSSRTRREEWMSNESITPWTRARAVARGAMLVVLALAWLVGESQAQVRGLITGPGETAFPIAIVAPSGGGEAGSQFATTLTRDLDLSGMFRILDPASFIDQGDATRVEEINFANWSSIGARLLVTSRASTSGDGLTIEARLFDVAEQRQLGGKRYQGSRRDARRMANRFADEILLLLTGELGPFDSRIAFVSTRGGRFKELYSMSFDGSDLRQLTRNQTINLSPSWAPDARSVIFTSYKDGRPKLYEIDVVTGRERLIPTGPGMVMGASFAPDGREIAVTRSTGGGDSDIVLVSPEGQMLARLTQGQSINVSPSFSPDGSQIAFCSSRGGSPQIYVMSVAGGRPRRVSPRGSYNTQPVWSPKGDKIAYTGRVDGRFQIFVVDVNSGEAVQVTSSRGDNVDPTWSPDGRYLIFSSTRTGRAQLFFSDARGVRQRQLISSPGSDTSPAWSPRLD, encoded by the coding sequence ATGAGCTCACGGACGCGACGGGAGGAATGGATGTCGAACGAGTCGATCACCCCGTGGACGCGCGCACGCGCCGTCGCGCGCGGAGCCATGCTCGTGGTCCTGGCGCTGGCATGGCTCGTCGGCGAGTCGCAGGCGCAGGTGCGCGGCCTCATCACCGGGCCCGGGGAGACCGCCTTCCCGATCGCGATCGTGGCGCCGAGCGGCGGCGGCGAGGCGGGAAGCCAGTTCGCGACGACGCTGACGCGTGACCTCGATCTCTCGGGGATGTTTCGCATCCTCGATCCGGCGTCGTTCATCGATCAGGGCGACGCGACCCGCGTCGAGGAGATCAACTTCGCGAACTGGAGCTCGATCGGAGCGCGCTTGCTGGTGACGAGCCGTGCGTCGACGTCGGGCGACGGGCTCACCATCGAAGCGCGGCTGTTCGACGTCGCCGAGCAGCGTCAGCTCGGCGGCAAGCGCTACCAGGGCTCGCGGCGCGACGCGCGTCGCATGGCGAACCGCTTCGCCGACGAGATCCTGCTGCTGCTCACCGGCGAGCTCGGCCCGTTCGACAGCCGCATCGCCTTCGTCTCGACGCGCGGCGGACGCTTCAAGGAGCTCTACTCGATGAGCTTCGACGGCTCCGATCTGCGCCAGCTGACGCGCAACCAGACGATCAATCTGTCGCCGAGCTGGGCGCCGGACGCGCGCTCGGTGATCTTCACGTCGTACAAGGACGGCCGGCCGAAGCTCTACGAGATCGACGTCGTCACCGGTCGTGAGCGTCTCATCCCGACCGGACCCGGCATGGTGATGGGCGCGAGCTTCGCACCGGACGGTCGCGAGATCGCGGTCACGCGTTCGACGGGCGGTGGGGATTCCGACATCGTGCTGGTGTCGCCGGAAGGGCAGATGCTCGCGCGGCTCACGCAGGGGCAGTCGATCAACGTGAGCCCGAGCTTCTCGCCCGACGGCTCGCAGATCGCGTTCTGCTCGTCGCGCGGCGGCTCGCCGCAGATCTACGTGATGAGCGTCGCCGGCGGACGTCCGCGTCGCGTGAGTCCGCGCGGCTCGTACAACACGCAGCCGGTGTGGTCGCCGAAGGGAGACAAGATCGCCTACACCGGACGCGTCGATGGTCGCTTTCAGATCTTCGTCGTCGACGTGAACAGCGGCGAGGCCGTGCAGGTGACGTCGAGTCGCGGTGACAACGTCGATCCGACGTGGTCGCCCGACGGTCGTTACCTGATCTTCAGCTCGACACGCACGGGAAGAGCGCAGCTCTTCTTCAGCGACGCGCGCGGTGTGCGCCAACGACAATTGATAAGTAGTCCGGGCAGTGATACCAGTCCGGCCTGGTCGCCGCGGCTCGACTGA
- a CDS encoding energy transducer TonB translates to MILIAFAAHLVLLGLLVAIGDYRLRPRADGVAYTVEIVDEGELGGHMPAGLPKLDVGGAPGPERRAAKAAPKPPPPPRREEPPPPPKPEPEPEPPPKPEAQPQPPPPPQQLAQAESEDDLIVATPAPTPRPTAKPTAAPTARPTPPPTPRPTARPTAAPTARPTAAPTARPTAKPTAKPTERPKPTATPRPSPTRAPARPTARPADAPRPTASSVIVRSGPTATPARDAARARAPQASPTSSIDARIAEAVARVQRNVEGSAREGSADATRAPGGQVRGSGGVGGTDAPDPNRRLGVGPGRGGAGQLRGTEFLLYYNQMLARIRDAWVYPGAASDVEVKVRFRILEDGTISDLKITQPSGDPAYDSSVLRAVRAASPLPPPPERYRTDFSDVELTFQPGDLQGAR, encoded by the coding sequence ATGATCCTCATCGCCTTCGCGGCGCACCTGGTGCTGCTCGGTCTTCTGGTCGCGATCGGCGACTATCGTCTGCGGCCGCGAGCCGACGGCGTGGCGTACACTGTCGAGATCGTCGACGAGGGCGAGCTCGGCGGGCACATGCCGGCCGGACTCCCGAAGCTCGACGTCGGCGGCGCGCCCGGACCGGAGCGCCGTGCCGCGAAGGCCGCGCCAAAGCCACCCCCGCCGCCACGTCGCGAGGAGCCGCCGCCTCCTCCGAAGCCGGAGCCCGAGCCCGAGCCGCCGCCGAAGCCGGAGGCGCAGCCGCAGCCGCCCCCGCCGCCGCAGCAGCTCGCGCAGGCCGAGAGCGAGGACGATCTGATCGTCGCGACGCCGGCGCCGACGCCGCGTCCGACCGCAAAGCCGACGGCCGCACCGACGGCGCGGCCCACGCCGCCGCCGACGCCACGCCCGACCGCGCGTCCGACCGCTGCGCCGACGGCGCGTCCGACGGCTGCGCCGACCGCGCGTCCGACGGCCAAGCCGACGGCGAAGCCGACCGAGCGTCCGAAGCCGACCGCGACGCCGCGTCCGTCGCCGACGCGCGCCCCGGCGCGACCGACCGCACGCCCGGCCGATGCGCCGCGCCCGACGGCGTCGTCGGTCATCGTGCGTTCGGGACCCACGGCGACCCCGGCGCGCGACGCGGCGCGCGCGCGTGCGCCGCAGGCAAGCCCGACGAGCTCGATCGACGCGCGCATCGCGGAGGCGGTGGCGCGCGTGCAGCGCAACGTCGAGGGGAGCGCGCGCGAGGGATCCGCCGACGCGACGCGCGCGCCGGGCGGGCAGGTGCGCGGCAGCGGCGGCGTCGGCGGCACCGACGCGCCAGATCCGAACCGCCGCCTCGGCGTCGGCCCGGGTCGCGGCGGCGCGGGTCAGCTCCGCGGCACGGAGTTTCTCCTGTACTACAACCAAATGCTCGCGCGGATCCGCGACGCGTGGGTCTACCCCGGCGCGGCGTCCGACGTGGAGGTCAAGGTCCGCTTCCGGATCCTCGAGGATGGTACGATCTCCGACCTGAAGATCACGCAGCCGTCGGGCGATCCCGCGTACGACTCGTCGGTGCTGCGTGCGGTGCGCGCCGCGAGCCCGCTGCCGCCGCCGCCCGAACGCTATCGGACGGACTTTTCCGACGTCGAATTGACGTTCCAGCCGGGCGACCTACAGGGTGCCCGATGA
- the tolR gene encoding protein TolR: MSQINVTPLVDVMLVLLVIFMVTAPILQQGVAVDLPEARAGALSGKDEQLVVSLAKGGDIYLNDAKMSAADLESKLRAIAAQRPDGQVFVRADKSVPYGEVVGVMAAIKQAGIRRVGMVTQLPPGEE, translated from the coding sequence ATGTCGCAGATCAACGTCACGCCGCTCGTCGACGTGATGCTGGTGCTGCTGGTGATCTTCATGGTGACCGCTCCGATCCTGCAGCAGGGCGTTGCCGTCGACTTGCCCGAGGCGCGCGCGGGCGCGCTCTCCGGAAAGGACGAGCAGCTCGTCGTGTCGCTCGCGAAGGGCGGCGACATCTACCTGAACGACGCCAAGATGTCGGCCGCCGACCTCGAGTCGAAGCTGCGCGCGATCGCGGCGCAGCGCCCTGACGGCCAGGTCTTCGTCCGTGCGGACAAGAGCGTTCCGTACGGCGAGGTGGTCGGCGTGATGGCGGCGATCAAGCAGGCGGGTATCCGGCGCGTCGGCATGGTCACACAGCTCCCGCCGGGCGAGGAGTGA